The Rahnella aceris genome contains the following window.
GAACGACTTCGCCCGTCGCGGTTCGCGCTTCTCGATTGTTTCTCCGGAAATTTCAGCCGGTGGTGTCAGTAATCTGGAAACCCTGCTCCAGCCTTATATCAACGTTGAAGCAGGCAAAGGCGTTCCGGCGCGTAATTTCGACCTGCAGGAATCTACCATTACCGATTCCCGCTACACCGACGGTCTTGGCATTGTTGTTGACGCAGCAGAAGTCGGTTCATTGCAAATCGGCACGCCAGTGTTGTTCCGTGGCATTGAAGTAGGTACGGTCTCGGGCTTCTACCTTGGTGCGATGGCCGACCGGGTAAACGTGACGTTGAGGATCAGTAAGAAATACCAGTATCTGGTGCGCGAAAACTCGGTGTTCTGGCTGGCATCCGGTTATGACCTTCAATTCGGTCTGACCGGCGGCGTGTTCAAAAGCGGCACATTCCAGCAGTTTATCCGTGGCGGTATCGCTTTTGCGACCCCACCGACAACGCCGCTGGCGCCGAAAGCCAGCAATGGCAACCATTTCCTGCTCAATCCGGAAGCGCCAAAAGACTGGCAGAAATGGGGAACGGCAATCCCCAAAAATTAACCAATATGATTTTCATCAAGGCCACCTTCGGGTGGCCTTTTCGTTTCCTGGTTACGACTGAAGCCCCTCCCTGCGCAGGTAAATATGCTAAACTCCGCGGCTGAAAACTTATTCAGTTCTGGAACCGCACTCTTGTCAAAGCTCACCACTGCCAGCAGTTTTGCTGATAAATTACCCGCCGCTTTTCTGGAAGCCACTCGTGCAATCATGCCTGCCAGCCTGAGCATGGAAGATTTTATCGCTGCCTGTCAGCGCCCTCTTCGCCCCAGCCTGCGGGTCAACACCCTCAAAATCAGCGTGGAAGATTTCCTTACACTGGCCGGCAGTTATCAGTGGGATTTAGAGCCTGTGCCGTGGTGCACCGAAGGTTTCTGGATCAACCGCCATGCACTGGATGAATCGCGTTTAGGCAATGCGTTGTCTCATCTTGCGGGGTTGTTTTATATTCAGGAAGCCAGCTCAATGCTGCCGGTCACTGCGTTATTTGCTGATGGCACTCAGCCGACGCTGGTGATGGATGTCGCCGCCGCACCGGGTTCAAAAACCACGCAGATTGCGGCGCTGATGGAAAATCAGGGCGGCATCGTTGCCAATGAATATTCCGCAAGCCGGGTAAAAGTTCTGCACGCCAATATCAGCCGCTGCGGTGTCAGCAATACAGCACTCACCCACTTTGACGGGCGCGTATTTGGTGCCGCATTACCGGAAACTTTCGATGCCATTCTGCTGGATGCCCCCTGCTCGGGCGAAGGCGTTATCCGTAAAGATCCTGATGCCATGAGCAACTGGTCTGAAAACAGCGTGTCGGAAATTGCTGCCACGCAGCGTGAACTGATCGACAGCGCTTTTCATGCGCTGAAACCGGGCGGTGTACTGGTTTATTCAACCTGTACCCTTAATGCGCAGGAAAACCAGCAGGTCTGCCAGTGGCTGCTCGAGACTTATGCTGATGCGGTGGAAAGTGAATCGCTGGCAGACTTATTCCCGGGTGCGAGGAAAGCGGTGACGCAGGAAGGCTATCTGCACGTATTCCCTCAGGTTTATGACAGTGAAGGTTTCTTCGTCGCGCGTTTTCGCAAAACGGACTCCGTACCGCGCTTGCCTGTTCCGGGATACAAAGTCGGTCGTTTCCCTTTCTCTCCGCTTTCCCGTCAGGACAGCGCAGAAATTATCAAAGCTGCCGGTCAGTCCGGACTGTTATGGCAGGAAAAACAATATACGTTGTGGCAACGCGACAAAGAGATCTGGATATTCCCGGCAGTTCTGGAACCGCTGTTTGGGAAAGTACGCTTTTCGCGTATTGGTATCAGGCTGGCTGAACGCTTTCCGAAAGGCTTCCGCTGGCAACACGAAGCCGTGGTGGCATTCAGCGATACTGAAACTAAAAACCGTTTTGAAATTGACGACGAACTGGCGCAAAGCTGGTTCCGGGGCGTCGATATTTATCCGCAAACTGCCCCACCGGCAGATGAATGTCTGGTGACATGGCTCGGCCAGCCGTTGGGATTAGCGAAACGAATCGGAAGCCGGATTAAAAATAGTTTGCCGCGTGAGCTGGTCAGGGATGGCGCGGTTCGTCCGCAGACCTTATCGAACGATTAATTAATTTAAACTTTTTGCAAACTTCTGTGCCATAAGATCATCGTGATGGCGCAGAATATTCTACCTAATCATTATCTTTAACGATTAAAAACTCATCCTGACAAGCATTTTGGCGAATTCTGTACAACGTCGTGTTTAGGTGAAATAGGGGTGACAAAGTGTATGGAACCCTTACTTAGGCAACATTTTATGCCGAATATAGTAGATAATTATTTATATTATCAAGAAAGATTTATTGAATTATAAGTAGGAATAATCCTACCGTGACATGTATTATTGCCATCAAGATAACATTGCTAGTGATATATCATTTTCAGATATAAATCTTAATGCCTGATGTTGAGTAAAGACCTGCCAGTCGGAGAAGTGTCATGTCGGATGAAATGAAACTCGAATCAGCAGATGGGCTGCTATTACAGCAAATGGCCAGCCTGCGGGATATCATCGATAACAATTCTGACTGGATCTGGGAAGTCGATACGCAGGGGCGTTATGTTTTCTCTTCCAATAAATGCATCGAGTTTCTCGGTGTTCCACCTGAAAAAGTATTAGGCAAAACGCCTTTTGACTTCATGCCACCTGATGAAGCCAAACGGGTTGGCGAGCAGTTTGCTGCTATCGTCGAACGACGCGCGCCATTCGGCGGTTTGCTGAACCGTAATATTCGCCCTGACGGGACGGAAGTCATTCTTGAAACCAGCGGTGTTCCGCTGTTTGACAACGAAGGTAATTTCCGGGGTTATCGGGGGATCGATCGTAACCTGACCAGCCTTGATCAGGCTCCGGGTCAGCGCCTCTTCCAGCTTGAAACCATTTATTCCAATGCGCCGGTCGGCCTGTGTTTTATCGACCTGCAAATGCGCTACGTCACCGTAAACGATGCCATGGCGAATATTATCGGTTTACAACCTTACGAAGCGATTGGTCGTAAAGTCGGCGTGTTTCTGCCCGGTCTTTCTCCGTTGCTCAATAATGCACTTGAACTTGCGAAGCGGAATGAAACCACGCCGGACCGCGAATTTTCCGTTCCCGGTAAGAATCAGGTTTTCTTTGTACGTATCAAAGCCGCCTGTGATACGCAGAATCAGCTTAATGGCCTTTCCGTCGCGATGACCGACATTACCAGCCTCAAACGTATGGAAAGAGCACTGCGTGAAAGCCAGGAGCATTACCGCAATATGGTTGAGCTGAACCCGCAAATCCCGTGGACAGCCGATCCGCGCGGTCTGCTCAACGACGTCAGCTCGCGCTTCCAGCGGATTACCGGCATGACGCGACAGGATATTCTGGCAGATAAGTGGATCCAGAGTATGCATGTGGAAGACCGCCGTGCTGCCGTACAAACCTGGGAACATTGCCTGAAGACCGGCGCCCCCCTGGATATTGAAGTTCGTTTCTGCCACGTAGACCGCGGCTGGAACTGGATGCGCATTCGTGCCGCAGCGAGCTATGCCGCTGACGGCTCCATTCAGCGCTGGTATGGCACCGCCGAAGATGTGCATGAACGTAAGTTGCTGGAACTGAAACTGGTCAAAGCTAACCGCCGTCTGGAAATTCAGGCGCGCACGGACTCGCTGACCAAATTGCCGAACCGCCGTGAATTTAAAAAAGTGCTCAGCCATGAATACATGCGTGCCAAGCGTAACCGCACGCCGCTGACCGTGGTGATGATCGACATCGATTACTTCAAACATTTTAACGATCACTACGGCCATCTTTCCGGTGACGCCTGTCTGCGTCTGGTCGCCCGTACATTACGAAAATCACTCAAACGCAGCACCGATGTCGTGACACGTTTTGGCGGCGAAGAATTTGCCGCGATTCTGCCGGATACGGATTTGAAAGGGGCGTGGATTGTGGCGCAGCATATTATGGAATCCATTGAAGTGCTGGGCATCAAACACAGCTTCAGTGAATTTAATCGCGTCACCATCAGCCAGGGGATTGCGACCTATATGCCAGATCAGGATCCGGACATTGAGGATCAGTCGGATATTGTGAGTGCCGCTGATGAAGCGCTGTACCTCTCAAAAAACAACGGTCGCAATCAGATTAATGCCATGCCCGTCTCGGTAAGATTCAATAAACTTTAATCCTCTGTACAGTCAGTCGTGCGCTATCTGCCGCGCGGCTGGTTCACCTTCCCCTCCTCTTTTTTTTGCCTGTTTTATGCAGCAGTAAAATTCAGGTGGCACTTTTTGTGCTGTCGTCTATCCTCATATAAGGGCGACCAACTGGTCATACCTGATGTTGTTGAAATTACTCGCGTCACTCTGGCAAGGGGTACCTGATGGGAAAATCGAGCATAAGAATTGGTAGCTACGAAATTGACGATGCGCATCTCTCAACGCCTGAAGCAAAAGGCGGCGATAAAGTGCACATCCCGTGCAAATCAGATCCTGATTTGTGTATGCAACTTGATGCCTGGGATGATCACACCAGTGTCCCGGCAGTGGTCGATGGTCGTCACTCTGTGTTGTACAAGGAGAAGTATGACGAACAGAAAGATGAGTGGATAATGCGACTGGAGTGATACAGCATGGCGAACGGGATGATGTTCGCCATGCCGCTTGCGTTCACTCAGCGTTTTCAACCAACGAAATACCCCGTCCGGCAAAAAAGCGGGCGAAGACTTTCACCGGTAACGTGACATCCTGTTGTGTGGAAATATCATGACCGGAAGGATTATGAAAGGTCACAAACTCCCTGTCGGCACGCGTCACCAGCACCAGATGCCCGCCTTTACGCGGCGGAACAGTCTCCGGAATACGAACCGACGGATGCACCGAGGCAATGAAGAACCGGTGATCTACCATTTGTGCAGCAATATCCTCTGCAGCAATTCCCACTTTAACTACTGCGGTCATCCCCAACTCCTGGCGAACATACTCAACAAAAGGTGCATAAATCAACCCCTTAATGTTGTCGCCATCACGAACATACGCGCCATATGGCAGACTGCGCTGAGTCAGATTAAGAACAGGCACCACTTTTCCGGAAACCGCCGC
Protein-coding sequences here:
- a CDS encoding sensor domain-containing diguanylate cyclase, coding for MSDEMKLESADGLLLQQMASLRDIIDNNSDWIWEVDTQGRYVFSSNKCIEFLGVPPEKVLGKTPFDFMPPDEAKRVGEQFAAIVERRAPFGGLLNRNIRPDGTEVILETSGVPLFDNEGNFRGYRGIDRNLTSLDQAPGQRLFQLETIYSNAPVGLCFIDLQMRYVTVNDAMANIIGLQPYEAIGRKVGVFLPGLSPLLNNALELAKRNETTPDREFSVPGKNQVFFVRIKAACDTQNQLNGLSVAMTDITSLKRMERALRESQEHYRNMVELNPQIPWTADPRGLLNDVSSRFQRITGMTRQDILADKWIQSMHVEDRRAAVQTWEHCLKTGAPLDIEVRFCHVDRGWNWMRIRAAASYAADGSIQRWYGTAEDVHERKLLELKLVKANRRLEIQARTDSLTKLPNRREFKKVLSHEYMRAKRNRTPLTVVMIDIDYFKHFNDHYGHLSGDACLRLVARTLRKSLKRSTDVVTRFGGEEFAAILPDTDLKGAWIVAQHIMESIEVLGIKHSFSEFNRVTISQGIATYMPDQDPDIEDQSDIVSAADEALYLSKNNGRNQINAMPVSVRFNKL
- a CDS encoding YebV family protein, whose amino-acid sequence is MGKSSIRIGSYEIDDAHLSTPEAKGGDKVHIPCKSDPDLCMQLDAWDDHTSVPAVVDGRHSVLYKEKYDEQKDEWIMRLE
- the rsmF gene encoding 16S rRNA (cytosine(1407)-C(5))-methyltransferase RsmF, coding for MLNSAAENLFSSGTALLSKLTTASSFADKLPAAFLEATRAIMPASLSMEDFIAACQRPLRPSLRVNTLKISVEDFLTLAGSYQWDLEPVPWCTEGFWINRHALDESRLGNALSHLAGLFYIQEASSMLPVTALFADGTQPTLVMDVAAAPGSKTTQIAALMENQGGIVANEYSASRVKVLHANISRCGVSNTALTHFDGRVFGAALPETFDAILLDAPCSGEGVIRKDPDAMSNWSENSVSEIAATQRELIDSAFHALKPGGVLVYSTCTLNAQENQQVCQWLLETYADAVESESLADLFPGARKAVTQEGYLHVFPQVYDSEGFFVARFRKTDSVPRLPVPGYKVGRFPFSPLSRQDSAEIIKAAGQSGLLWQEKQYTLWQRDKEIWIFPAVLEPLFGKVRFSRIGIRLAERFPKGFRWQHEAVVAFSDTETKNRFEIDDELAQSWFRGVDIYPQTAPPADECLVTWLGQPLGLAKRIGSRIKNSLPRELVRDGAVRPQTLSND